The genome window GTGGATGTTGATCGGTGTTTGCAGGTGCACAAGCCACGTGTGGGAGGACAGGTCATAGTCCTTTCTCTGAAACGCATGGGGCCACGTGTCTCAGAAGTCCCACTTCTCAGAATTTAGAAAGGTGGTAGGGTGCATCCACCATATATTCTATCACACTCCGCACAGGGTTGGGGCAGCATCTTGTCATCAAAGCCCTGGGATTTCTGTGGCCGAAGGTAGAATGCCATGAGGTGGGTTAATAAAGACTTTGCGTAACTTCACATCAGGGTCGGGTCAGAGTTTGCCACCAAATGAGCTCTAGTGCTACTGAGTTTATGAAAATCTGTTGGTTTTCAGACCTTTCTGGAACTTGGCATTTAGAGTAAGGGACTGTGGACCTGTCTGTGTGGGTTTGGTTGAGTGCCTGTACTTCCGTGTGTATGGTTTTATCAGAGTCACTGTgagaatatgtggtttatgtgcTTTTCTCCTGGCGCCTGAGTGCATTTTGGAGGGTCTGGGCTGTAGGTGAAACTTTGGGTTACATTTTGGAGAGGTGTCCTGGGGGTGGAGCTACGCTGTCCTCTGCTCTGTGCACCCACTAATGGGGGTTGCCAGCCTTTCCCTCCATGGCCTGTACTTAGTACAATAGCACTGTGCCTCCCAGCGCCGGTCATACCTGTGGTCCCCAGGTGTTGGGTGTGGGTTCCTGGGCCTCCACCAAGCCAGCCTGAGCAGGGTCTTGTAGTTGGGGAGAGGATCTAACCCCTCTATCTGGAGCTCCCAGTTTTGGAAATCTGTCCTGAGTCCCTAACCACTGCTCCACTGCCCCACTTCCCCCAGAGCACCCAGCTTTGAGGCCTTCTTGGGAGGGGTCCAGCCTGGCCCAGGATGCCATGTCTTTatatccctctctctcctccctcgtGGCCAGCCCTCTACAGCCACAAGCCCGAGGTGGCCCAGTACACCCACACGGGCCTGCTTCCGCAGACCATGCTCATCACCGACACTACCAACCTGAGCGCCCTGGCCAGCCTCACGCCCACCAAGCAGGTAAGGCCCAGGCCGCCCCCCCCTTGATCAGGCCCCTCTGCAAAGTGCTCCCATGGGGAACTCAGGAGGCTGCTCTGTCCCCCCAGGTCTTCACCTCAGATGCTGAGGCCTCCAGTGAGTCCGGGCTTCATACGCCGGCGTCTCAGACCACCACCATCCACATCCCCAGCCAGGATCCTGTTGGCATCCAGCACCTGCAGCCTGCCCACCGGCTCAGCGCCAGCCCCACCGGTGAGCAGCCTTTCCCTGCTCCCTCAGCTGGGGAGGAAGGTGTGTGCCACAAGCGGGAGGGCACCCTGTGCTCCCCTGAAGTCAGCCAAGAGGGGTACGAAACCACAGGAAAATGGGCCTATCTTACAGGAATGTCTCGTTGACTCTGTTGAGGAAAAAGATTAATTGAAAGAGGCAGAGGGTACTGATGAGGAGTACGCGGGGCTGCCCATGGGGCCAGAAGCGGCGCACAGGCGTGTTGGTGTGGCTCAGGGCTTAGCCCTGTTTGAGTATGTTGCCCACATTTAAAAGTTAGCTTTCACAAAGAAATCATGGTTTCTGGCTTTTCTTGGAAAATTGGAGACTCATGTTCCCATGTAGTGACAACAGAGTGTGGGCTCTCCAGGTCACCACATCCCACTTGACCCATTCGGTTCAAGTCCCTGGTGCCCTGCATCTGCAGTGATGAAGAGCAGGCCCCTGGAAGTCAGGCTGCTGGGCTCTGAGGCCGCAGGCGATCACTTGCTAAGTGCGTGACTTTAGGCCACTACCCTGCTCTCCATTCCCCTCCCggagcctcagcttcctttctctaGTGCTAGTGGCTGCAGTGACAAGTTACTGAGGGATCCATGGGCCAGCCTCCATGCTTCATCCATGGGGCATGTGTCAtcgtccccattttacaaatgagaatttGCACACTCAGGAGGTGAGGGACTTGACCTTGCCTCTGACAGTGACCaggtggcagggccaggacttgaacccaggtccaAACTCAGAGCCCATTCTTTTAGCCACTGGAGTCAGCCAGGGTTCTGTTTGAGACACAAGCCAACAGGAATACAGTGTTGACCCCTGAATAACACGGGTTTTGAACAGCCTGGGTCCACTTGTATGCTGATTTTTTTTGGTAGAGCACAGGACTGTTAAAAGTACTTTCTTTTCCTtaggatgttctttttttttcttaaagattttatttatttattcatgagagacacacagagaggcagagacaaaggcagaggtaaaagcaggctccctttggggagcctgatgtgggactcgatcccaggaccctgggatcacgacctgagccaaaggcagatgctcaaccactgagccacccaggcgcctctcctTAGGATGTTCTTAGTAAcatttctctagcttactttgttgtaagaataccACGTATAATACCTAGAACACGCAAAATATGTGCTGACTGTATATGTTACTGGTACGGCTTCTGGctaatagtaggctattagtagttaagtttttggggagtcaaaagtaatatgcagatttttgactgtgcagggGGTCAgtgcccccaacccccacacTGTTAAAGGGCCAACACAAGTATATGTAAGAAACTGGCTCAGGTGCCTGTGGGATGGCAAGTCTGAAAGCTGTAGGGCAGACCAGCAGGCTGGCAACAGAGgtaggattcctttttctctaggGAACCACAGCTTTTGTTCCTAAAGCCTTCAAATGATTAGATGAGACTCCCTCACGTCTTCAAGAGAAATCTCTCACTGTTTCCAGCCAACTGATTATAGGTGTtaaccacatctacaaaatacctccACTGTGACACTTAAATGTTTGGTTCAATGCCTGTACTATAGCCTAGCAACGCTGACGCATAAAACTAACCACACCATCTCACCAGGGCTTCTCAAATGTTTCCACTAAAATGTTCTGAGGAGGCCACTCACTGTGCGGCCCCCGAGCCTGGCTGGGGGCGTTGATGAGACCCAAGCATAGAGGTTTGGTTTTGGAGTTCTGGTTATCTGCTGCAGTTCAGGGGATGGCAAGGCCTCGTGTCCTCGGTGCCAAGAACCCCTTGGGATGGGTGGGCGAGGTGGGGTCAGGAAGGGCTTGGCCGGCAGCCAGCTGTCTCACTCGCCCCTGCAGTGTCCTCCAGCAGCCTGGTGTTGTACCAGAGCTCCGACTCCAACAACGGCCACAGCCACCTGTTGCCATCCAACCACAGCGTCATCGAGACCTTCATTTCCACGCAGATGGCTTCATCCTCCCAGTAACCATGGCAACGCCTCCCAGGGGCTgggccctgcctggagcctgcctgGCCTACTTGGGGGGTGACTGGGACATCTGAGCCTGTGACACTTTCACTGCCACCGGAGTGCAGCCTGAAAACTGTGCCTTGGTTCCCAGCCTGCTCTGTCAGCGTCAGAAAGAGTTCCAAGGCTCCCCGACCTCAGGAGGGCTGCTTCAGTGCCCAAGAGGGGACTGTGGAGAGCTGGGAAGCAGAGCAAGACACAGGAGGGATTGTTCCTGGTGCTCAGGGTCAATCTTGTCATTTGGAACACAAGGGCCGGCCTTTGGATTTGGGGACCCTGGTGCCCCTGGTGCCCCCAGCCCATGCCTGTGGAGAGCCCCAGAACCCCCAAGGGCACTCTGGCAGTTGCACTTCTCAAGACATGAGGCTGTGGAGCTGTGACTCACTGAGCTCCAAGAGGCCCAGGATCAACACAGCCCCATCCTGTCACCTGTGTCCTGATCAGgtccctccaccctgctcccctTCTAGCTATAGTCCCACATGCCTGTTTGTACCTACCCTGCCCCTAATCGCATGAGCATTCCCCAAGTGGTTCCTctgtgctggggcctggggcttGGATGCAACCCCCTGGGAGAGCTCCAGCTAGCAGCAAAAAGCATGCAGGGCTCTCCAGCTTTTCTCGTGCTGAGCCATCCCTCTCTGCAGCCTCTTGGCCGTCCATTCTCCTGGGTATCACACCTTCTAATGCCAGTCTGGCATCTTGCCTCTGCGGGAAAGACTCCCTCTGGGCTAGGAAATCATCTCTGCCCCATGGGAGCCTTGCGACTGCGCCTGGTGCTGTCAGGATTCTGAGCAACAGCTCCTCTGGCCTGTggggccctgcagcccctccctggTTTGGGGAAGAAGCTGCTGAGCTTGGAAGGCACCAAGGCCTGAGCAGGTGGCAGATCCGaggggcccagagaagggaaaggaaccAGTGGAGAGAAGCCACTTGCATGGACAGGATTGTCACCGGGCTGGCTGAGGGATGGGGAGAGGTCCAGCCACACCCAGGCCCCTGAGGTCCCGAGTGCCACCAAGAGAGACAAGCCAGCGTGTAAACCTGGGGCTCCGTGGCCTCCACTTCCTGGGGCTCCTGCAGATAACCTGGCTTGCAGACTGCTCCCATCCTGGGACTGAGGAAGGGGCCAGGGAAGAACCAGCGCCCCCTGCAGCTTGCAGCCAGCTAAGGGCAAACCTGtacatttatttaacttttagtAAAGGAAAGGAGGAACGGAAGAGTGGAAATGAATAGTGGAAACTTCTTGCTTGTCCACACAGCGcccaggtggggctgggcaggcagagggaggcggggggtgggggggtgggggagggtgagGACTGGGGCCTGAGGAGAGATGGCTCAGCGCACAGACTCTCAGGTCCCACCTCTGTCTTTGTTACTCGGCTGAACTCCGGAGGCAAGGCCACGAAGCCAGAATTTCCCCTTAACTCTGAGCTGCTCTTCTTTCCTGCAGAACACTCCTGGTGTGTAAAACCCCATCCACAAGTGCTGCGATACTTTCCAGTCTTGAGGCTGGGGTGCGGGAACACccactgggctgcaggcagcaggacACCACCTATGTAATGTTTACTTAAAATGTCTCATCAAGGTTCAGCATTGATATGGAGGCAGCACCCCAATCACTTTAAGTTTGGGGTCTCTCgacaatttattttcaataatctggctggctcagagaCATGATTGTACATGATACATTCACAAATGGAAAAGACTTCTGGAAATCTGGAGTGGGGGACGAATCTCTCCTTTTTCAGACAATGTTACATCAAATCTGTGTGGCCTGGAGGGAGAAGTACAAAACTCTTTCTGGGCCGACCCCTTTCCTCCATCTCTTAAGGTGGTCTCCCCCACCAGGctgaggaggtgggagggaaggcaAAGCTCTCTCTTCACATGCTCTCCTCAGACAGGACCGGGAAGATGGAAGCTTCACCACTTGATCATCAACAGTCTTGAAAAACTGGAAGGCCATGGAGTGTTCTGGAACCACAGGTCTGCCCCAGCCCCAGTGGGAGCCAGATGGGCAGGCCTTGATTAGACTTCTCACCCTACAGCCCTCTTTGTCCCAACTCTTGGGCAAGCCCCAGTCACAGGCAGAGTATGGTCTTGCCATCCAAGTTCTCGGACttggagagggaggtggggctTGGAAGTGCCTTTGTCCTCGGGCTAGTAGAGCCCTGTGCCCATGGGCAGGGGTCAGTGTGCAGGAGCAGCCATTGCACTCTTTGTTGATGAGAATGGGGAAGCCTCATTGGCCTTCttggcttttttcttccttcttttctttttggtcccAAATGATGCCTGGTCTCCACTGAGCTTGGGGGACTGCTGTTCCTGCTTCCCACCTGTAGTCCCAtacgtggtggtggtggcagcgaCCAGGTCGGCACTGGCCTCCTTCTTGGCCTtctttttcaacttctttttcttcttctttgcctctcctcccactttgATGGGACTGTGGATGGCAGATTCCTGGAGGATGTCGGAGGCCGACACAGCTGCCTCCCGGCATCGCTGCCACTCCTCCTCACTGTCCTCGCTGCTGCAAGGGAGGGCATGGAGTGGGCACAGGGTCCCAGAGCTGCCTCTCACTGCCCTCAGTATCAGCCACCCGGAAGAGGACCCAGGGGGAGGGGGCTAGAGAGCTCTGGCTTGGGAGTAAGGCCAGTCTGGGCGCCAACCTTGGCTTCTctgcttcccagctgtgtgacctcattAAGTGATGTctcctctctgaccctcagtgtcatctacaaaatgaggatCTTAGCAGAGCCCTGGTCTCATGGGGATGCCCCAGGAGTGAGGTGTCTGGCATAAGATGGTGCTCAAAAAGCAGTAAAAATCTAAAGCCAACACGCAGCAGAACCTCTTCCCCCTCCAACCAAGGGCACTACTTCTCGAGCTACCTGACAGGGCTCCTTCTTGGTCTGGATCTTGTCAGATTCTGCTCGGCTATTCCAGGGGACTGACAAATACAGACAACGGGCAAAAAGGAGTGGACAGGAGACAAGAGAGtgagacctcacctggagctggaaGGTAATCGCTTTCGACCAGGCTGGGGAGCCTCTTTCTTCTCAGAGCCTCCAGGGATGGATGTGAAAAAGAGACGGAAACCTAAAATCCAAAGGGGCCAAGTAAGCCCTGCCAGGGACTGGCCCCTTCTCCCAGATgccagggctgccctgcccctgccctcaaggaactccACACCCGGAGGCAAAGACCCAGGAATCATTGTTGGCTGACTACAAAAAGGTGCCCTGTACATTGAGAGGCACACATGGTGCCTGCTGGAGCCAGGGACGGGGTACTGAGGGGAGGCCAGCTGCCCCATCAGGTCAGCAAGCCCTAAGAGGAAGCGGAAGCCAGCAGGTGAACCTTCTGCCTCAGGCCGCTTCCACAGTGGCAAGGGAACTGGGCAGGGGACAGAGACTCAGCCGGAGTGGCTGAGGGTGGGAGCGGCTATGGGTGGTGGTGGTATGACACTCCCACTCCGGCTTCGACACACAAAGGTACTCCAGGGAAGTGGAGTAAGGCCAGTCTGGTGCCAACCTCGGCTTCTCTGGGGAAGGGAAGTGACTTCATTTCTCAGAGCCTCAGCTTCCCCCACGGCTCCCCTTGTAAACGAGGGCATCATCATCACACCTGCCTCAGAGAGGGCTGTGTGGATCAAAGAGCATACCCAAACCATTTGCCTGCCCCAGACACACAGCAGGTGGGTAAAGAAACAACAGCTGGCATTAGTAGTATGACTGCTCACCATCATCCTCTGTGGAGACTTTCTGTACCTCAGCCTTTCTCAGCTCCTTCACTACTTTTGAGATGGTAATTGAGCTatggaagaaagaaatgtttttcttttttaaaatttttatttatttattcatgagagacacacagagagaggcagagacacaggcagagggagaagcaggctccatgcagggagtctgatgcgggactcaaacccgggaatccgggatcatgccctgagccaaaggcaggcaggcgcccaactgctgagccatccaggcgtcccaagaaatgGTTTTTAGGATGAGATTTGgggtaacaagaaaaaaaaaattaaaacaatattttttaaaagtggcagGAACAGGGGCATGTGATGTGAAATACTACAGCAGGAAGCACACTGGCCTGATTAAGGATGGTAACGCTAATAGCCATAACATACTGAACAGCCCTTGGCAGCTCAAATTGCAGTGCTTCAGTTCTTGGAACCTCACTTTATTCCAGACAGTGTTGAAGAAGTTTTAAAGATACCCACAGTACAATAAAATGAATGTAATCTAAAACAGAGCAAACAGTAGATGGGCCAGGAGGGAAGGAAATTGCTGGAGAGAGGGCTGCATGTTTTGCTTTGAGCTTCCTGGCAGCAAGTATGAAAAGGGAAATAAGACCAATCTGGAGAACTGGTTTGGAGGTCAGCTTCTAGAGCAGGGCAGAcctgtttttctgtttgcttcttctcttaatttttaagtattttttaaaaatgtgaggtAATTAGGGATTGACACTCAAGAAATAGTAATTTTGGCACCTCTAGCCCTCCTGTGGTAGGAATGAGCTCCTGCTTCTTGGGTTCCTCTCACTTTCAAGGCAGCAGGATCATATAGTGGCTAAGAGTGTGGCCTCTAAGGCCAAGCacacctgggtttgagtcccagccCTGCTCCTCACACCCTGTGGCTTCAAGCAAATGCTCCATCTCCCAGGCAGCGTTTCCTCATCTACAGAACGAGGACAACTACAGGACCTATATCACGGGCTGATTATGAATGCCATCAGGTGACATCCAGCACATGCTTATCACAGTGCCTGCCTTACAGCCTAAGCTCCCAGCCAGTGTGAGCCATCCCTGTTCATCTTAAatagaggcaggaggagagaaggtACATTGTTGGTTACCTGTCCAGCAGAGCTCCTAGCTTCTTGGCTACGTGGGCTCGGAATTCGGGGGTGGTCTGAAGCTCATTGCCGTCCTGTTCGTGTTCATCCACTTTACGCCTACAACGCACATGAAAGGACCTCACTTCCTGCCAGCTCAGCAGCTGCTCCCCATGCCCACCCCCATAAGGGCAGGGACTACATGGGTCTCCTTGACCCTGATATCCCAAGGCTCTAACCTTGCGTGTCTGGCTAATGGCAGGGGATGGCTATTTGTTGAAAGGACAGATTAAACTTGAACCCAAAGTGCACAGTACCTGAGgcttggctggctggctggccgcTGATTATTTGCAGCATctgtagaaataagaaaaattgagGCATTTATAGGGGAAATGACAGCAACGGTTGGATGTGATTTACATGTAGAACACACTGAATGATCCCAACAACCCTGTTAAAGGAGTCATTATCCATTCTGCAGAAGAGGAAGTCGAGGAAGGAGATGTAAACTAACTTGGCCAGAGTCATGCAGCTACTCAGTGTGACAGAGCTGGGGCAAGATCCAGGtcatctggctccagagccccctCTGAACCTCCATGCTGGATAAGAAAGTCTAAGTGTACTTGATTTCGGCACTTATTGTGTACATAGTTTGCCTGGCTGTGTGCTAAGTGCTGTGGAGAGAGAAGGCGGCTCATTTACGCAGGTTACGGTTTTCAAGCCGACACTGGGGATGCCTGGCCTGGTGGTCGTTCGCTCAACCAAATACTGAAGCTCTATTATTATTCTGGCGGTGTGCCAGTTGCTGATCAATTTAGACATAGATCCCAGCTGTCATGGTGCTTACATTCTAGTTGGTGGATATGGAAGACAAAACCCACAcaattagaatataaaattagaTCATGATAAATATAGGGGGAGCAAACAAAGCAGGGGCTTTGAGGAAGTGGGGGAGGATCTAAGTGGAGGAAAATTTTATAAAGGTGGGCAGAGAGGACTTCACTGATAGGTGACATGTGAACAGAGATTTCAGAGAGGCAAGGGAGTGAGCCAAGTGGCTCCCTGGGGAAGAGTCttccaggtagagggaagagCACCTGCAAAGGCCTTGAGGCAGTTTACAACTAGCAAGGAGATTGCTGTGGTTGTGGCCCAGTGAGTTGGGGAGAAGCAGAAATGGGGGCCTTATGGGGGCCAGATCATGAAAGGCCTGATGAGCCAACATGAGGACTTGGGCCttgagggagggagaagccacTGGAGGACTCTGCAGAGGAGGGACATAAATGGACTTGGGATTTGACACCCAACTGTAAAACCCTGGCTGCAGTGTAGACACAAGACCACActggggtgagggcaggagggggccACAGTAATTGTGGAGATGAGAAGTGGCGGACCCTGGATCCATGTATTTTGAAGGAGTCAACAGGATTCTGCTGATGGACGAGACAGATGGTGTGAGAGATGAAGGAGAGATGGTTCTCAGGTTTTTGACTCGAGTAATGGGACAAAATACGCTCGTGTGTTTAAGGAGCCAATTGGACAAAATGATCACTTGGGAACTCTGGGCCCCAAGCAGGGCCACATGGCCTTGAACAACTCCAGGGCACGCAGTTCACATTGTAGTCTGTGTCAAGCGTGCTTTGGAGGACAACACAgaatgcagggtgcccgatgctCCTGGGTTTGGGGAATATGGGAACCTGGGATGGACCCAGTCCTTCTTTCTGAGCACATAATCCCAAGGAGGAGGAGTATTTCCTCTTTCATGACTACAGAGCAAGGGCGGTGACATAATGTCACGGAATAGCAACAGTATTAG of Canis lupus baileyi chromosome 27, mCanLup2.hap1, whole genome shotgun sequence contains these proteins:
- the C27H12orf43 gene encoding protein CUSTOS isoform X3; protein product: MAAPNGALSDLESSSSSSSGSDAEELARCREAAMPAWGLEQCPRGPEKPRADAANNQRPASQPSLRRKVDEHEQDGNELQTTPEFRAHVAKKLGALLDSSITISKVVKELRKAEVQKVSTEDDGFRLFFTSIPGGSEKKEAPQPGRKRLPSSSSEDSEEEWQRCREAAVSASDILQESAIHSPIKVGGEAKKKKKKLKKKAKKEASADLVAATTTTYGTTGGKQEQQSPKLSGDQASFGTKKKRRKKKAKKANEASPFSSTKSAMAAPAH
- the C27H12orf43 gene encoding protein CUSTOS isoform X2; the protein is MAAPNGALSDLESSSSSSSGSDAEELARCREAAMPAWGLEQCPRGPEKPRADAANNQRPASQPSLRRKVDEHEQDGNELQTTPEFRAHVAKKLGALLDSSITISKVVKELRKAEVQKVSTEDDGFRLFFTSIPGGSEKKEAPQPGRKRLPSSSSSEDSEEEWQRCREAAVSASDILQESAIHSPIKVGGEAKKKKKKLKKKAKKEASADLVAATTTTYGTTGGKQEQQSPKLSGDQASFGTKKKRRKKKAKKANEASPFSSTKSAMAAPAH
- the C27H12orf43 gene encoding protein CUSTOS isoform X1: MTATPPFLDPGLQHVFTPWGCERASGALLRPTGTLSYPRSQSKTLQHGVESTGSVNLESEKYFTLTFTNLHLKFSSASCPTYAANNQRPASQPSLRRKVDEHEQDGNELQTTPEFRAHVAKKLGALLDSSITISKVVKELRKAEVQKVSTEDDGFRLFFTSIPGGSEKKEAPQPGRKRLPSSSSSEDSEEEWQRCREAAVSASDILQESAIHSPIKVGGEAKKKKKKLKKKAKKEASADLVAATTTTYGTTGGKQEQQSPKLSGDQASFGTKKKRRKKKAKKANEASPFSSTKSAMAAPAH